A portion of the Sabethes cyaneus chromosome 3, idSabCyanKW18_F2, whole genome shotgun sequence genome contains these proteins:
- the LOC128744326 gene encoding serine/threonine-protein phosphatase PP1-beta catalytic subunit, which produces MSDYDLDVDNLIQRLLEVRGCRPGKPVPMSEEEIRGLCLKSREIFLQQPILLELEAPLKICGDIHGQYTDLLRLFEYGGFPPEANYLFLGDYVDRGKQSLETICLLLAYKIKYPENFFLLRGNHECASINRIYGFYDECKRRYNVKLWKTFTDCFNCLPIAAIIDEKIFCCHGGLSPDLNHMEQIRRIMRPTDVPDTGLLCDLLWSDPDKDVKGWGENDRGVSFTFGVDVVSKFLEMHDLDLICRAHQVVEDGYEFFAKRSLVTLFSAPNYCGEFDNAGGMMSVDDHLMCSFQILKPSEKKAKYQYTGTNTNRPQTPQRNQNQPLPPSKRK; this is translated from the exons TCAGAGGATGTCGACCCGGAAAACCAGTTCCCATGTCAGAAGAAGAAATCCGAGGACTATGTCTGAAGTCACGCGAAATCTTCCTACAGCAGCCAATTCTGCTTGAACTAGAGGCACCACTTAAGATTTGCG GCGACATCCACGGTCAGTACACAGACCTGCTGCGGCTGTTCGAGTACGGTGGCTTTCCGCCGGAGGCCAACTATCTGTTCCTGGGGGACTACGTGGACCGAGGCAAACAGTCCCTGGAGACGATCTGCTTGCTGCTGGCGTACAAAATCAAATATCCAGAGAATTTCTTTCTACTCCGGGGCAATCACGAGTGTGCCAGTATTAATAGGATATACG GATTCTATGACGAGTGCAAGCGAAGGTACAATGTCAAGCTGTGGAAAACCTTCACCGATTGCTTCAACTGCTTACCGATTGCGGCCATTATCGATGAGAAAATTTTCTGCTGCCACGGTGGACTGAGCCCGGATTTGAAT caTATGGAACAGATCAGAAGAATCATGAGACCAACGGATGTTCCCGACACTGGATTGCTGTGCGATCTATTGTGGAGTGATCCCGACAAAGATGTGAAG ggCTGGGGAGAGAACGACCGTGGCGTTAGTTTCACCTTCGGTGTGGATGTGGTGTCAAAGTTTCTCGAAATGCACGACTTGGACCTGATCTGCCGGGCGCATCAGGTCGTTGAAGATGGGTACGAATTCTTCGCGAAACGCTCGCTTGTAACGCTCTTCTCGGCTCCGAACTACTGCGGTGAATTTGACAATGCTGGTGGCATGATGTCGGTGGATGACCATCTCATGTGTTCCTTTCAG ATTCTGAAACCATCGGAGAAGAAGGCAAAATATCAGTACACTGGCACGAACACGAACCGACCGCAGACGCCCCAGCGGAACCAGAATCAACCGTTGCCACCGAGCAAACGGAAATAA